TAAATCCTTGAGTACATTGACCTCTGTGTGTCTTCCCTTTTTTCAAACTAATCATTTAATACGTTCTTGATGTCAATTGGCATTAGAATAGAATACTTGTCAAGCACAAAGCCTTGCAATTTGTGTCCTAGAGTTTGTGGACAACAAGCTAAACTGCATGATATTGTAAATTAATCGTTTTGTGTCCTTCAATGGGACATGATGAACAGAAACATTGTCATGAGTTAATTGATCAGTTTGCCAATTTCCTCTCATCCCTCGTCCGTCCGTCAGTCTCTCTCTTTTCTAGTCTCTATTTCTATCTGTCTTGTcctatttttgatcaaaacgtACGACCCATTTTTATCACTGCACATTCTaaacttcaaaatttaattGCCATATATATAgatgaattaaaattaaaaacttaGCGCTAAGTAACCTGGTGTATTTAgaggccgtcgataataaaagctgacgcacaagaaacgtaattcctgcGTTTTTCTTGAAACCCCttccctcccccctcaaaacgaaatttcttatgcgaaatcaattttgtattatgatgccgtttctgacaaacccacacgcacctctcTGATCCGCACgctcatgaaaaaataccggaagggcacattaattgataaacctccactttacgcttttcactttttaagacattaatattttaatgtattttgcacataggaaaatgtttcacatacatgtttcaagttgaaaaagcatacagtttttatttcacattaatgtttttcgttgtcttttctgtctccgtattttgcGGTCATTGTGTTCTCGATGAACGTGAAGGTAGttttgcgttctcgctgcaaagtcgcacttcgaaaacaatagaaaatccttatgcgattttgacgcacacaaaacgaaatgagcttttaccctctcccccctaaacgaaagaattacgtctgtcgtgcgtcagcttttattatcaacGGTCCCTTAAATGTATCAGATTCGTCTCATTCTGCATGGTACACGTAACACGTCGAGTTTATTCCAGGCATGATTTAATGTCGGAGCTTGTAAGATTGCAAATTACTACATCACTCTCGCATTGTTGCTCTTCCAGAATATAGATCAAAGACCTGTGCAGTGCGTAATAGTTTCATGGCTAAAGAAAATGCCTCGAGATGCATATCTTGTAAAGCAACTAGACTTACTCTCGATTTGTTCTGCGTGTATctttcaatattaaaatatataacaagaaaattatattttcggAAATACAGACGacaaaacattttaatcttTATCACAACATTCTAATAAATTTTGTACTGTGTTTTCGGAcgggttttatttttcaataatacGAATAGGACTGGTCTCCACGACCTGTTCCTTGTTGAAATGGTTGTTTGTAAGGCATAACTCTATTTTCTGCCCTGTGTCTTTGATTGTAATGAGAGTCGTATCTTTCTATAGCGTTTGACCAGTACGGTGACGCAGTCCCTGACACTTGCTGTCTCCGTTCAAGGTAGAAAACATCCTTGCTGTGATCTGAAAACTTAGGATCTCTCGGCTTGGACTTCTTGGGGCGTGCGCAGCCCCTAGCGATGGCAAGACTGGCCAGGTCTATAAGAAACTCGATAAACTCGAAACAAGTAAGTATGGAAACGCCGATCCACAGGCCGATAAGACCACCAAAATCACTCCCTAAATCACTCCACTGAAAAGGAAAGGGAAAATCGAACCAGTTAAGTCACGATTATCATACAGATTTCACACTAACACGATGACTAGCAAAACGTGCAGCAACCAAAATTACAATTGTGGCAACTTTGATCGCAAAAAAAAGCCTTGCCACAGTCATTattagaaaatgaaattcttAAAAGCAAGCCTCAATAGACAAAGAGAATGTAAAGGCGTGAAATGATGATGGCTGGCTGTGACTATGTAGGGTTACGGGAAGGGCTTTTGTTAATAGATAATATTCTTTTAGAAAAATACAATGTTCCGGGTAGtattagccttgaaagtgaaagattttcattaaactttcctcaatgaaactttcaaccatcaccctaagattaataataatatattttaaattcaaaatggccctgtgttaacgctattggcaaaataaaattgctagCTTTCGAAAGCTAAGTCATTCACACTTTTTCTAACCCCAAGAGCTCAAATGAGCCCACGCAAGCTGTGGATCTTAAAGGCGTTAGAGAAATGTgtgtttgaatatctgtcccgaagCGTATTCTATACTCGTATTCAAATAATATCTTCCCCTATATTAAAATCTTATATTCAAACCTTTCGTTATGTACTCAGAATACATACCACGTATGCGGCTTCTGCATAAATGGTTTCAAAATTCAGTTCCTGGTAGTAGACATCGATTCGTAGTAGATTTTCACTGAAGAAATAAAGCGTAGAAACTGTTTGTTGTCACGGGGAGTGTATTGCATCATTGGTACGCTTGATAAATTATTGAAGTCAGGGTTTCgagatgaaaataaataagtatATTACTTTTTCCGTCAAAATCAAAAGAGAGCTGGCCGGTCCTATAACCTGAAGTACGATTTTGCACTCATTGTGAGTATTAATTGACATCATTTCAGAACAGAGGCCAGTTTGCAGGGCAGACTCTCTGGTGTATAGTGGTTAATACTCATCCTcgtcgtttttattttattttgaaagcatTTTACCTGATCGCTCCGTTTCCGGTACTTAAATCCTGCATGATCAGTTCGGCCAACTTATCACTGCTTTGTCTCAAATTGCTGAATACGGTGTTCTGAAAGATAAGTTGCCGAATTTATGTCGTGATGCATGTGCGCCCTCTACGTCCGTTTCTGCATTTGTTTCAATTACTTGACATTGCgtactttaatttgaaaattcaattcTTGGTAGCTCTGCATGACATTTGGCGACCTTTTCCTTTGTGGAATAGGACAAAGGTAAACCAGTAACtgatatatttgcataataCTCTGCTTAGAGCAATATTAGTAAATATCAGCTTAATCACCGTCCATTGATACACATACGAAATCTTAAGAAACCAGAGAGATTATGATTATATACGTAGCTTTAAAGGTTGTTCACTAACCATTGAAATCTTTGCCGGCCACGCTACCGCTGATACTTCGCTCACGAAGGTCGTGTCGCTgtaaggaaagaaatattaacaTGATGAAAGTTGGGGAATGAATTCTGAAATGTTCATGAAAATGTCACAGATGAAATGTTTGTAATGCGAACAAGCGATCGTACAGAATGTCTAAAAAGGTGtcattttgacgtcatcacgcTTAGAAAACGGAAACTCTGAATACGTAACTTCGGTATTAAACATAATTACTCTTACCTACAAGGTTGAGGGCAGTCACAAAACACATCGGAAGACTGAGTAGAATATTCGTATCCGACGACAGCCTTACAGTACactgaaatttgttttcaaaataccagTATTAGTTCGTGTGTGTGcctttaattaactttccacTTCATGGCAAGATTATTTCGACGCAGCTCTATAATTACAATccgaaattttattgttttaattttgttttattatcgCAAAAATAATTAGTCTGAACTTGATATTGTATATTCCTTATAAGTCCTAGGCATTATACTTTTACattacaaatattcaaatattacaCCTACGACAGTTATGTGCATTTTTAATGTGCATTTTTCCTTAATTCTCAAACTGTGTGACAAAGACAGAGAGAGTAGTGACATGATTATACTTCGCTTGTCGACATACTATGGTATACCAAAAGTAAGCGTGGCTCTTGTGGAAACATGAACTGACATATTTTTGTCGATCACATTCAATTCAATTCCTTCTGGTGTATTAGAAACATGTGGTGAGAGAAAGTATCCGTAAAGAGATACGCCAATAAACCATTGGACAAAGGAGAAGGATAGCCAAAAGCAGACCGTTATCATAATAACATATTCAATTACTTGAAGTACGAAATAAGAAGAAAGAGTTTTCATAAGACTCACTTTGGTCGCTGTCTTCTGAAGAGCATGGTTGATATTGATCAGCGTCGAAGGGGTAGTATGGGTCTGCACATTGGCACCTCTCAATGACGTGCCTTTGATAGCAATCCTTCATGCACGCCTGAAGCAGAAAACGCTCAGATTACTGAGTCTATTTTGAAGTAGCTTTAGAATTGTCTTCTGTTGCGAGACAAATGTGTAATACATATGATTTGCGATTGTGCACATTCATACCAGTGCGACGGAAATGCTGGCACAAGAGTGTACTAAATTAATATTCCACACTTGGCTCGTATCCAAAAATGTCAGGTAGAGAAATCGTTTCGTATAGGTGAATGGTTTCTGAAGCCAATGTTGATCATTACTGATCAGAAGATTTAAAGCACGTTCATGTGTTTGCTctaaatacgattggaactaattcgggatgattggatcttcatattttcaaatttctcaaaaatgttaggtttcCTATCATGGCTGAATgtaacaatattacaaattactcataaaacgagtttataacttaaaaagaaaagcagatgcgcTTACATTTGCGGATGAAACAGACATTAcgtcactatccaattatcccaaattagttccaatcgtgtttctatttgaaaaatattctcgACCATCAGAGTAAAGTCGATTTGGTGATTAGAAAAAACGCAGGAGTGGTGTCACTGATGTGTAATATCATATGATTTTAAGTGCAGACCACAATGTTTTACACTCTTTAAGGTGAATGCAGTATCATCAGCGAGTTTAACTCAAAAGACGCGAATGCCAAACTTACCTGAACACTATAGCCAACACCGTACAGCTCGCTGTATCCATTGCTGTATGCACTGTCATATTTCTTCACGCAATTTGAGTATGGGTAAGGCTTTCTCGTTATCTCCACCTAAGTTGAAACAAATCAACTGTCAAAACAAAGGTCGTCAAGCTCTTTTTAAAACCATTATCACTTAATAAGTCATTTTACAGTTAACTAATGCAGTTAATATTGAGCACTGACATATCAAATGAATCGTAAAGTATGATGATTTAATGAAAAAGTCGATGTCGGTAAATACATACCATCTGTATTGAAGAATTGGGTATGAAACGTGCGAAACAGCATCTACTCGCTATTTTGCCACAAACCCTTTCACGCAGCTGTTGCGTGCATAAGAGGAGACGACTGTATGTAGGCAGTTTTTGTTGACAATGGAACTAAAATCACGACTGGTATGTGTCAAACTAGGACACTTAACGCCAAAGATGGTAATTTATCGATCGATGGTGGCCATTCGCAACGAAATAAATCGAATTTTATTTGCTTTACGGTCCAAGAAAGCAAAACAGTGTCAACACTTGCTCTGTTTACAGTAGCAGGCTATCATATTGAAGCTTTCCGTAAAATACGTACatgcaaacaaataaacatcgTATGGACTTCTGTAATCTCGGGAAGACAGAATGTCACTTCTTGCTTGCAggtttgttgaattttgttcaagtaCCAGTTTCAATTGGCCAATACTTACCCGTCTTACCCCTAGCGAAGTGGAATCACCCGGAGGGACAGTGTATCCTGTGTCTTCGGGAAATGGCATTTTGTCCCTGTCATGAATGACGATCCTTACCCCTGCTATCTCAGTATAATCTACCAGGTACTCTCCCTGTTCGATAAACAGCTGCAAACTTAAACCTGGTAGAATAAAATAAGCAATGTCATAAATATAGAATACAAAGAAAATTTCGACGTCGCATCGAAGGTACGATTACGTTCGTAGGGGGTTGCTTAAATGCCCGTCCCCAGGGTTTGGGTGGGGTTAGAGGTGTCTCGGTCTCAGAACAAGTTTCTATTGCTATTGCTTATTTTATCTTGACGTTTGACTTTGATAGGAGTCCTTCGGAGTCTTAGCAccggttatgcaaattaagatttttttgtctccttcactgtgtcatgtatttgtcatttgacaatcttacgcgaagttttATCAGTGTGTTGCGTTCATTATCTGATTCTTTTGATTGCTTAATGCGCCAAACTTGAAGCAAGCAAGGGTATGTTACAAATCTGTTGACGCTTGCGCTGTCGCTAATTATCACCGGGTTAACTTTGCCAAAGTCAATGACGAACGGACCAGCAAGGGTATTATATTTCAGTGACAATACGGGAATTAAATCCAATGACATTTGTAAATTATGTTTATGGTTAGATTACTATCTCATTATGATAGCCTCAGCGGGATACCAATTTTCTCATGAGTTAAAAAGTGTATTTTGATCACCAACTCACCGAAAAGAGGACCGGGGAAATTCGTCAACAGAACATCTCCATCTGCAACGTCTTTGCCGTTGAAAGTAAAACAGTTTCCGTAAACAGGATTATTAAATACAGTAAAATTGCTGAAGGTAAACAGAAGAAAACACAGTATCAATGTGTAGCACAGTCATTTATAGACTTCTTTGCGATAAAAtaatgtgacaaaatatttctgtaataTATCTGTAATACCAAGGTTGAACGGTAAGTAACATCTTTGGTTGTATgcacaacaaacaaatatgaggtatacgtatatatatatatatatatatatatatatatatatatatatatatatatatatatatatatgtatatatgcacaaatatgaggtatacgtatatatatatatatatatatatatatattatatatatatatatatatatatatatatatatatatatatccctttaTAACCACAAAGCATAGAGAGATCGAGAGTtagatatacacatacacataattTCAAACTTACAAATGTCATTGACATATAATCGACATTGATTCGTGTTCACAATATGACTACGTATTGTGAATGAAAATGATCTGAATCACAGGTTTGATAGCGTTATGTTTCCAAAGAGTATAATTTTTAACCAAACGCTGTACGCTATGTAAATCCGTAGCCTGGACATCCATATAGTCTAGGAAGAGTCTCTACCATCGACGTCTCTAGTCACACTGCATAGAAAGAACGTGTTGATGCCTTACTCGGACGAGCACCTCTCCCCTTGCCATGTGCAGTTGACGATAAAATCCTGCGCCTGATGTCCAAGTTCAATCCTTTCCTCTATCGACAGTTTTGACATCAACTCGGTCAACAAGGACACTTGTGCGAGTCCAGCCGAGGGCCCATTATAGCTGTCAGGTGAAGGAGGCTGTAAGATATTAATTTATCACTTTGTAGTTGTTGTTCTTGTAAATCTACGAGTCATAACcttaaaggcatggttcaggcatcagattgtcttgccaggaaatttacttactggATTACAATTCCAAAAGagaacaaaaggctatgacaatTTCATAATCCTCtgacagactagaacaaactcgatccctgggatcgattcCCTTACCTTTAAAGGTAATACCCATGTGTCATTTTGAGTGTTTGCATAGTATTTGCCTTAGTTTGAAACATTAAATGTATTGAACATATCATTATCTATTGATAAacaagacatacatacatacatacatacatacatacatacatacatacatacatacatacatacatacatacatacatacatacatacatacatacatacaaaccaTTTTGATAGATGAAAATTTCGTTTTGATGAGTCAATTCAGAttgcttttgaatttgaaaaagtcGCTAGACTATTATAGATTCAGTAGACACACTAAGCACAATTACGGTTGATAAAGGTTGATGTCATAACTAGCCAGCGATCGATGGCGTGTCCATTCAGAGGTAGGTCAAAGAAAGTAAAAgcaaacaaatatttgtttttgaagCTGTCATTGTTTCATCTTGTGAAATCTCACCAGACATATTTGATCATTTAATTATGTCCGATCAATAGTGCCATGATGTGTTTGAACTAGTGATTAAAAAACAGTGCATTGAAGCACGGTGTGAGATGCACCGACCTTGCATGTTATCGCCAGAGAACATACAAATACATGAGGCCGCCTACAATTTTGCTTGATAGGCGTGTTGATTATCAAAAGGTTTTGGCTTGCACGACATTTTTGAATTCCTATTCCTCTCTCGGTAGGAAATCTACGTTTCTGTAGTTGATTCTAGTTAAAGGGATGGAATGTCTCCCATCTTGGCAGATTGTTTAGTTTCAGTAAAAAAGGATTAAAACGGTAGTGTACGAGATTATAAACTGTATaatcatttttttcttaaatttacGTACTACTGACGGCGACAAACATTACGTTTTCAATGATACTTACTTTGATTTCcgtgaaaaaatactgtaaatCTTATTCAAATTCTGGTCAGTATGacagttttttttccaaatgacgGGAAATTATGCAAGTTATACCGATATTGTGCACTTGATGGCGTGAAAGTACATGCAATTAATAACTACTCCCTCTCAGTTTGACCGATAGTAAATTTGCTTAAATTACATCTGTTCAAGTTAACTCACATATCATCAGATCTAACAATAGTCTTTATGGAATGGACTTCAGAACAGATTTAGTATCTGTATTGACGAAAATTCAGATTTTAACACTGAAAAGTCTTAGAGTGGAAATCAACTTGTTTTTAGGATTTACAATGTCGAGAATAAATGAACGCTGATGTTTCATTGGTTTTAACGTCAAGGGAACATATTACATATTAAGTCACGGTTAGTCTTCACTTGAGCGTAGCGTAACACGGTTATGAGGCAGTTGCTTGCGGAAAACAAATTGATCCTAATCACAGGCTCTTGACTCAATGCAAGGGAACCGCGAAACCATCACTGATGCAATAGAATTATTCCATTGCATCGGTGGCGGTTTGGTGGTTCGCCTGCAGTGAATCAAGAGCTTATGATCGTAATATTCGGCAAGGTCGTGTTGCGTGAGCTTCACCGTTAAAGGTCTACATCTCAAAGAAAAAAAGagtcaaatttgaaattttgctatcTTCACACAACATAAGATATTGATAACAATTCGTATCTAAAGAGTTTGAAGTCACTGAAGACAGTCATGTGTTTGAGCGACATGCATATGGATAGGGATGCAGGGAGGCTAACCCCCTCCTTGGTCGTCCACCCGTCTAATATTCTCCACACGTCAACATTCCTATCTATAAGACCCATTTTCTGTAGCTTTTGACTTATTTTCTAGTATTTCCATTCATTCAATAAATAAAACacagtttctttttctccttcgaAAATCATGACATACACCTACTATTCAACTTTACAACGCAACAGCCTTTGTCAAGGCTGACAACTGATTTTCCGGTCGATAAGTTTTCATTTGTCGACAATTACACCGTATTGTACTCAGTGCCCTTTAATTACAAGCGTAATTGTAATTAAACGAGAGTTAAGGAGACAAATTACTAAGCATATCTATTTGTTTCACTGAATAAAgtataaatattatcaaaaaataaagctAATTGTCTGCAAAGGAGTCCTGCATGTAAGGACGGTCGTGACTTTTAAagtcaaaatttttaatttaaatccTTGATATGAGCATTGTTGCCTGGCAATGAAAGGCCTTTTGTGCTACATACCGAGAATTTACATCGAAAGAAAGCTTCAGTTTCATACGATCGCCATTCAATCAAACAATTACAAGTAAAAATCAATCGTGCATCGTCACACATCTAAGACTTCATGCATGGCTCATCGAACAACCATCCAGGACAACGAGTTACGTAAGTAACTATATGTAATACATTCAAGGGTCAGGACAAAATTTACAGTATATGCGATTTACCTGTTTGTTTCCTTGCCTTTCAAGGTAATCAGTCGCTCTACGTTTACGTCCCTGAGGTGGTGGAGGGTTTCCTATTGGTGGGGCGGATGCAATGTCCGGCGACGTGAAGGCCGTGTTACCTGTGACATCTTGGGGCGCTTGAGATGACGTTGAAGGTTCGTAGGTATCGTCGAAATTCTCCCTCAGCTTCGGGTCCGACGCGTACTCCAAGGCCGAGACTCTGACCGGATTCTGGTTGCAGATCGTCACGGCTGGAAACACCAGGGACCGGTTGGATGTCACATCAACGTTTGTAGTGACGGGGAAATCAATGAAACGAATGAAAAGCTCGGAAAACTGGAAGAGGAAGCCAGCAACGCCGATGACGAAGATGATCGACCATACTACCGTTCTAAATTTGGTTTTTGCCCTGCCGGCGTTCGGAATCCCGTGAGCGGAGCTGTTTTGGACGAGCTCAACAAACAACTGTCGGAAGCTGCGCTCGTCCGTGTCCTTTCGCGCCATCGATGTCCGACCGTCTTCATGGGATGAAACTTGTAAACTTGTCAACAACACTGACACTAAGTTTCGGTCACCGGTCCTATGTGACGCAAGGATTCCCACTGTTCTTTAACAAGGCCTCGGTATTGTCTCACTCTGAATGGCTGAATAGCCATCAAATTCTTAGTCGGTTTGAACAAATCTTGGCAAGAACAGTGTACACAGTTCATCTGCATCTGAAAGCAGCTGTATTCTTTTGCAAATAAGACCAGGTAATAGTTGTTCGATCGTGACGTTTGCCTTGGATCGGGGCGGAGGCCGAGAAATTTaagtaaacagacagacaggtatGTTTGTTAAAGACAGCAGAGAGAGTGCTAGCGACGTCGTCGACATCACGACTTTGAACTCTATAAGAGCAAACGGAAGGAATACGTAATCACTAGCGAAAGCTAATTTCTACCATATGCAAAAGACTGGATGAAACGCCAAATCTCAAACACAGAACAGTTTTAATTTGAGTCGACAAAAGACTCGGGGTACGATGAAAACGAAATTGAGAATGCAACTATGATAACCTACTTTATATCACACAATAGATGCTATGTACTCTGTGATGACAACAAAGCAGGTTCGTCACGGTCCTGAGATACATGTAATTAGAGTGAAGACACTACGGCGTATATGTACGACATACCAAGTCATTTTATATCAACAAACTAGTAAAAATTTAACATTGATAATAACGAAGAAAACCATTTAGAATGAGTCATTTTTAAAAGTCACGTTCAACTTTCCGACCGACCCAGAATCTAGTCAAATTGTATTCAATGTGACGctctaaatttaattttctcagtAAGTTATTAGCAGGGTGTTTGCCTTCAAAGTTGCTTCCATCCTGTTGACGCCGTTTTCCAAGTCGAAAATCCCTAGGGAAAATGCTGAAGATTCTACCCAAATATGGATTCGAAAAAATATCCATTATTTTCAATAGGAGGGCTAGACTTTTCCTTTGGTTTAACATATCAGACGGTTGCACGATGACATCAAACATTCTAGATATCTCAGCACGATATTGAAAAGACAGACGACGTTCGTTCTTAAATGTTAGTTCGTTCTTAAATGTTAGTTACTTCGGTATACGTGCTTTAAGAACTCCAATAGCCCCATTTGTTGTGATGGGACGAATGGAACTCTGACTTTTGGGGTCACTGCTATTGTAGAACCTCGGCATTGAGGTCACCGCTTTTATAGAACCTCGACTTTTGAACGTAAACAGCGCCATctccaaaattgaaaaaatacgGTACCAAAATGAGATGTACATACTTGTGGAACACGTCTCTGTCAATAataaacacgatttgaactaatttgggataattagattttcatatttttcaaatttctcaaaagtgttggtgccgtatagctgaatgatgcaatattgcaaattactcaaaaaaaaacaaaaaacaagtgtgtaacgtaaaaagaaaagcactggagacatttgtagatgaaatcgacatccaccatccaattatcccaaattaattccaatcgtgttaataacAGATGTCGGACTCGATAACCAAATACTTCTCCGGATTTTTTTCGCTCCCACAAACTACAAACATTTGAATTATGGAACACTAAGAGCATGGAAATGAGTAAAGTTTAAAGTCAAAATCGATATCTTTGATTTGACACACCGTAACGACTCTTTAAAAGCATAATACGTTAATTTATTAATGCAAAACAAGCAGTTATTTTCTCGACCGATGAAAGATCCGGATATCAACTTTTACACCCAGTCGTAGTATCCgaattgtattttaaaaagaGTTATTTGCCCAATCCATTGaatgaaaatgttcaatttcTCTAACAATTACGGCGGTGACCAACAGACAACGGTCATCTGTTAAATACTAGCAAGCCCACACTGGATATATTTGATTCTTCCTGTACATTGAATTAATTGTGCGGTACCTGAGGCAAAAATAGTGTAATACCTGCCATTCTATTATGGTTCCTACTTCGTAACCGACATCTGTACATGTTGTGCTTCGTGCTGATGACTACAGCGACATCGTTCATACGAAAGAGGCTATCAGCAAGCTTTATCGGTGAGGGCGCAATGCAACGAGAAGACTAAGCTTTTCACATTGGAAATTGAaggatgatttttttattgcgGGGAAGTCTCGTGTAAATGCTTTTGCCCAAAACACTCACAACCGTTGTGTGAATTGCATATCGTGGGTTATACTGCATATGTTGTGTGAATTACATATCGTGGGTTATACTGCATATGAATTTGGGAAAACCCTGCCTATCAAATtctttatatgaaaaaaataaagattccTTGTTTGTGTTGAACGGTCACTTTTCTTAATTATTTGTAGATGAGATTTGATATCACTATAAAATGGTCCCTTTTCCGTTGATTAATTCGAAAGTGTAAAACCATGTTATTTCGACGAttttaattacatgtatttcGGTTTAAGGGTAGATAACCCTTCCATTGAAGGAAGTAATTCTCATGATTCTAGGACGGAGACAGTATTTGTGACAATGAAGATCGTTTCATACCGAATGTAttaattgaaaaaatgaaatcagttCTTAATAACAAACATCTACATCAGGGCATTACGTGTCAATTTTACCCACATGAAATAGAAAGTCGtattaataaatgtaaaaactatTACCTGATCTTTGATAGCAGTGAATGTAGTTTATGAATTTTCTGAATTAAGATCTTTAGCTTGATTCTTAGGGTGAGTATATAGTAAATGTACTCAATCTGTCAAGTTCCGAATATGCAACTACGTGTCATCTCTTTTAGAGTTATTTTGAGAATAGAAAATGGATTAATCCAAAAAAACAAGCGAATAGTATGTCGAATTATTGTTGTGACACGAATTACTTTATGAGTTATTTTGTGCAGCAATCATATTCTTCTATTTTAATATGAGCATtgaaaatgaatacatttttgtcatattttttgcCTTCGATGATCAGGTACAGAAAAAACTATACTTTCTGAATCTATTTAAAGAATTCTGCTGACGTCTGAATAAGTATAGCAGTCGTTTGCCTCCAGTGCTTGAACTAATATAGTGACAGACAATTGATGTAAATGCACAAATGTTAGGACTGAAAGGTTACGTCACttctttgccccccccc
This is a stretch of genomic DNA from Ptychodera flava strain L36383 chromosome 21, AS_Pfla_20210202, whole genome shotgun sequence. It encodes these proteins:
- the LOC139121746 gene encoding degenerin unc-8-like, whose product is MQDLSTGNGAISENLLRIDVYYQELNFETIYAEAAYVWSDLGSDFGGLIGLWIGVSILTCFEFIEFLIDLASLAIARGCARPKKSKPRDPKFSDHSKDVFYLERRQQVSGTASPYWSNAIERYDSHYNQRHRAENRVMPYKQPFQQGTGRGDQSYSYY
- the LOC139122255 gene encoding amiloride-sensitive sodium channel subunit gamma-2-like; amino-acid sequence: MARKDTDERSFRQLFVELVQNSSAHGIPNAGRAKTKFRTVVWSIIFVIGVAGFLFQFSELFIRFIDFPVTTNVDVTSNRSLVFPAVTICNQNPVRVSALEYASDPKLRENFDDTYEPSTSSQAPQDVTGNTAFTSPDIASAPPIGNPPPPQGRKRRATDYLERQGNKQPPSPDSYNGPSAGLAQVSLLTELMSKLSIEERIELGHQAQDFIVNCTWQGERCSSDNFTVFNNPVYGNCFTFNGKDVADGDVLLTNFPGPLFGLSLQLFIEQGEYLVDYTEIAGVRIVIHDRDKMPFPEDTGYTVPPGDSTSLGVRRVEITRKPYPYSNCVKKYDSAYSNGYSELYGVGYSVQACMKDCYQRHVIERCQCADPYYPFDADQYQPCSSEDSDQI